Proteins encoded by one window of Elaeis guineensis isolate ETL-2024a chromosome 12, EG11, whole genome shotgun sequence:
- the LOC105055474 gene encoding uncharacterized protein isoform X1 yields MSARLEREDGRQKREAMLTWCCFSTSPPAISFASSVHEALPSRRHRILLLPRPLSGANNLLFSHHPSDNNGEGWAMSRVAASRTARTPEEDEEEDGGEEENEVYSERAKGSGTTARGRRLLKVREEKRKREYDRLHNYPTWAKILENACKDDEELRAVLGDSIGNPELMRKRVEERVRKKGRDFRKSRTGSVLAFKVSFRDFNPLDSYIWFELYGAPSDRDVDLLGSVIQSWYVMGRLGAFNSSNLQLANSSMDYNPLYDSDKAAGVMPSSFHDISDVEFQDNWGRVWVDLGTSDFFAVDVLLNCLTVLSSEYLGIQQVVFGGRRIGDWEEGMTSSEDGYKHFKI; encoded by the exons ATGAGTGCGCGTCTGGAACGCGAGGACGGGCGCCAAAAGCGGGAAGCGATGCTAACGTGGTGCTGCTTCTCAACTTCGCCTCCCGCCATCTCCTTCGCCTCCTCCGTACACGAGGCGCTGCCGTCTCGCCGCCATCGTATTCTTCTCCTCCCTCGACCTCTTTCTGGTGCGAATAACCTCCTCTTTTCTCACCATCCAAGCGACAACAATGGCGAGGGATGGGCCATGAGCCGCGTGGCCGCCTCGAGAACAGCGAGAACACCAGAGGAGGACGAAGAGGAGGATGGGGGGGAAGAGGAGAACGAGGTTTATTCGGAGAGAGCGAAGGGGTCGGGGACGACGGCGAGAGGGAGGAGATTGCTCAAGGTGAGGGAGGAGAAGCGGAAGCGAGAGTACGACCGCCTCCACAACTATCCCACTTGGGCCAA GATATTAGAAAATGCATGCAAAGATGATGAGGAACTTCGTGCTGTCCTTGGGGATAGCATTGGGAACCCAGAGCTGATGAGGAAAAGG GTTGAGGAGAGGGTCCGGAAGAAAGGTAGAGACTTTCGCAAGTCCAGAACAGGATCAGTTCTTGCCTTCAAAGTCAGCTTTAGAGA CTTTAATCCACTTGATTCCTACATATGGTTTGAACTTTATGGTGCTCCATCAGACCGTGATGTTGACCTTCTTGGTAGT GTCATTCAATCATGGTATGTCATGGGACGCTTGGGTGCTTTTAACTCTTCAAATCTGCAG TTGGCAAACTCATCAATGGATTACAATCCTTTGTATGATTCTGACAAAGCTGCTGGAGTTATGCCTTCATCTTTCCATGATATTAGCGATGTTGAGTTTCAAGACAACTGGGGCAGGGTTTG GGTGGACCTTGGAACATCTGATTTTTTTGCTGTCGATGTATTGCTAAATTGCCTCACAGTGTTGAGTTCAGA ATACTTGGGCATTCAACAGGTGGTTTTTGGTGGAAGACGCATAGGTGACTGGGAAGAAGGCATGACAAGCTCGGAGGATGGATACAAGCACTTCAAGATCTGA
- the LOC105055474 gene encoding uncharacterized protein isoform X2, which translates to MSARLEREDGRQKREAMLTWCCFSTSPPAISFASSVHEALPSRRHRILLLPRPLSGANNLLFSHHPSDNNGEGWAMSRVAASRTARTPEEDEEEDGGEEENEVYSERAKGSGTTARGRRLLKVREEKRKREYDRLHNYPTWAKILENACKDDEELRAVLGDSIGNPELMRKRVEERVRKKGRDFRKSRTGSVLAFKVSFRDFNPLDSYIWFELYGAPSDRDVDLLGSVIQSWYVMGRLGAFNSSNLQLANSSMDYNPLYDSDKAAGVMPSSFHDISDVEFQDNWGRVWVDLGTSDFFAVDVLLNCLTVLSSD; encoded by the exons ATGAGTGCGCGTCTGGAACGCGAGGACGGGCGCCAAAAGCGGGAAGCGATGCTAACGTGGTGCTGCTTCTCAACTTCGCCTCCCGCCATCTCCTTCGCCTCCTCCGTACACGAGGCGCTGCCGTCTCGCCGCCATCGTATTCTTCTCCTCCCTCGACCTCTTTCTGGTGCGAATAACCTCCTCTTTTCTCACCATCCAAGCGACAACAATGGCGAGGGATGGGCCATGAGCCGCGTGGCCGCCTCGAGAACAGCGAGAACACCAGAGGAGGACGAAGAGGAGGATGGGGGGGAAGAGGAGAACGAGGTTTATTCGGAGAGAGCGAAGGGGTCGGGGACGACGGCGAGAGGGAGGAGATTGCTCAAGGTGAGGGAGGAGAAGCGGAAGCGAGAGTACGACCGCCTCCACAACTATCCCACTTGGGCCAA GATATTAGAAAATGCATGCAAAGATGATGAGGAACTTCGTGCTGTCCTTGGGGATAGCATTGGGAACCCAGAGCTGATGAGGAAAAGG GTTGAGGAGAGGGTCCGGAAGAAAGGTAGAGACTTTCGCAAGTCCAGAACAGGATCAGTTCTTGCCTTCAAAGTCAGCTTTAGAGA CTTTAATCCACTTGATTCCTACATATGGTTTGAACTTTATGGTGCTCCATCAGACCGTGATGTTGACCTTCTTGGTAGT GTCATTCAATCATGGTATGTCATGGGACGCTTGGGTGCTTTTAACTCTTCAAATCTGCAG TTGGCAAACTCATCAATGGATTACAATCCTTTGTATGATTCTGACAAAGCTGCTGGAGTTATGCCTTCATCTTTCCATGATATTAGCGATGTTGAGTTTCAAGACAACTGGGGCAGGGTTTG GGTGGACCTTGGAACATCTGATTTTTTTGCTGTCGATGTATTGCTAAATTGCCTCACAGTGTTGAGTTCAGA CTAG
- the LOC105055474 gene encoding uncharacterized protein isoform X3: MSARLEREDGRQKREAMLTWCCFSTSPPAISFASSVHEALPSRRHRILLLPRPLSGANNLLFSHHPSDNNGEGWAMSRVAASRTARTPEEDEEEDGGEEENEVYSERAKGSGTTARGRRLLKVREEKRKREYDRLHNYPTWAKILENACKDDEELRAVLGDSIGNPELMRKRELICTIDRLRRGSGRKVETFASPEQDQFLPSKSALETLIHLIPTYGLNFMVLHQTVMLTFLVVSFNHGMSWDAWVLLTLQICSWQTHQWITILCMILTKLLELCLHLSMILAMLSFKTTGAGFGWTLEHLIFLLSMYC, encoded by the exons ATGAGTGCGCGTCTGGAACGCGAGGACGGGCGCCAAAAGCGGGAAGCGATGCTAACGTGGTGCTGCTTCTCAACTTCGCCTCCCGCCATCTCCTTCGCCTCCTCCGTACACGAGGCGCTGCCGTCTCGCCGCCATCGTATTCTTCTCCTCCCTCGACCTCTTTCTGGTGCGAATAACCTCCTCTTTTCTCACCATCCAAGCGACAACAATGGCGAGGGATGGGCCATGAGCCGCGTGGCCGCCTCGAGAACAGCGAGAACACCAGAGGAGGACGAAGAGGAGGATGGGGGGGAAGAGGAGAACGAGGTTTATTCGGAGAGAGCGAAGGGGTCGGGGACGACGGCGAGAGGGAGGAGATTGCTCAAGGTGAGGGAGGAGAAGCGGAAGCGAGAGTACGACCGCCTCCACAACTATCCCACTTGGGCCAA GATATTAGAAAATGCATGCAAAGATGATGAGGAACTTCGTGCTGTCCTTGGGGATAGCATTGGGAACCCAGAGCTGATGAGGAAAAGG GAACTCATCTGCACTATTGACAGGTTGAGGAGAGGGTCCGGAAGAAAGGTAGAGACTTTCGCAAGTCCAGAACAGGATCAGTTCTTGCCTTCAAAGTCAGCTTTAGAGA CTTTAATCCACTTGATTCCTACATATGGTTTGAACTTTATGGTGCTCCATCAGACCGTGATGTTGACCTTCTTGGTAGT GTCATTCAATCATGGTATGTCATGGGACGCTTGGGTGCTTTTAACTCTTCAAATCTGCAG TTGGCAAACTCATCAATGGATTACAATCCTTTGTATGATTCTGACAAAGCTGCTGGAGTTATGCCTTCATCTTTCCATGATATTAGCGATGTTGAGTTTCAAGACAACTGGGGCAGGGTTTG GGTGGACCTTGGAACATCTGATTTTTTTGCTGTCGATGTATTGCTAA
- the LOC105055473 gene encoding uncharacterized protein isoform X3, producing MQPIDVELAVLETSELTTFPCSVQNLRRTSAEKTKTPPSLLNPKKQKRRKKQGPCRKLIPEQGLITTDIAKYWRQRYSLFSRYDDGIQMDEEGWFSATPEEIAATHAARASSGTIVIDCFSGVGGNAIQFALRIRGCHVVAIDIDPQKIGYAINNAKIYGVEDNIDFIVGDFFQLAPFLKADVVFLSPPWGGPSYKKIQNFTLDLFKPRDGYSIFQVAQKITPNIIMFLPRNVDINQVEELSWLSSPPLNFEIEESHVQGYTKGITAYFGYIVSGSPGLSKLSEVVTSQGIPSFFTAGMRLLGFNH from the exons ATGCAACCAATAG ATGTTGAGCTGGCTGTTCTGGAAACCTCAGAATTGACAACATTTCCATGCTCAGTTCAAAATCTAAGAAGGACCAGTGCAGAAAAGACCAAAACACCACCATCACTTTTGAACCCAAAGAAACAGAAGCGTCGGAAAAAGCAAGGCCCTTGCAGAAAACTGATCCCAGAGCAGGGCCTCATCACCACTGATATTGCCAAGTATTGGCGTCAGCGAtactctctcttctctcgatATGATGATGGCATTCAAATGGACGAAGAGGGCTGGTTCTCAGCCACGCCTGAAGAGATTGCTGCCACCCATGCTGCCCGGGCCAGCAGTGGCACCATTGTAATTGATTGCTTTTCAGGTGTCGGTGGCAACGCCATCCAGTTTGCCTTAAG AATTAGGGGATGTCACGTGGTTGCCATAGATATTGATCCACAGAAAATAGGATATGCAATCAACAATGCTAAAATTTATGGAGTGGAGGATAACATTGATTTCATTGTTGGGGACTTCTTCCAACTTGCACCCTTTCTGAAG GCTGATGTCGTGTTCCTTTCACCACCATGGGGAGGCCCATCATATAAGAAAATTCAGAATTTCACTCTTGATTTGTTCAAGCCAAGAGATGG ATATTCCATCTTTCAAGTTGCTCAGAAAATAACACCTAATATCATCATGTTTTTGCCGCGCAATGTGGACATAAACCAAGTGGAAGAGCTTTCCTGGTTGTCTTCCCCTCCCCTAAATTTTGAG ATTGAAGAAAGCCATGTACAAGGCTACACTAAAGGAATTACTGCCTACTTTGGCTATATTGTATCAGGATCACCTGGATTATCTAAATTGTCCGAAGTAGTAACTTCACAAG GCATTCCCAGCTTCTTTACTGCAGGAATGAGATTGCTAGGCTTCAACCATTAG
- the LOC105055473 gene encoding uncharacterized protein isoform X1: MQPIDIADVELAVLETSELTTFPCSVQNLRRTSAEKTKTPPSLLNPKKQKRRKKQGPCRKLIPEQGLITTDIAKYWRQRYSLFSRYDDGIQMDEEGWFSATPEEIAATHAARASSGTIVIDCFSGVGGNAIQFALRIRGCHVVAIDIDPQKIGYAINNAKIYGVEDNIDFIVGDFFQLAPFLKADVVFLSPPWGGPSYKKIQNFTLDLFKPRDGYSIFQVAQKITPNIIMFLPRNVDINQVEELSWLSSPPLNFEIEESHVQGYTKGITAYFGYIVSGSPGLSKLSEVVTSQGIPSFFTAGMRLLGFNH, encoded by the exons ATGCAACCAATAG ACATTGCAGATGTTGAGCTGGCTGTTCTGGAAACCTCAGAATTGACAACATTTCCATGCTCAGTTCAAAATCTAAGAAGGACCAGTGCAGAAAAGACCAAAACACCACCATCACTTTTGAACCCAAAGAAACAGAAGCGTCGGAAAAAGCAAGGCCCTTGCAGAAAACTGATCCCAGAGCAGGGCCTCATCACCACTGATATTGCCAAGTATTGGCGTCAGCGAtactctctcttctctcgatATGATGATGGCATTCAAATGGACGAAGAGGGCTGGTTCTCAGCCACGCCTGAAGAGATTGCTGCCACCCATGCTGCCCGGGCCAGCAGTGGCACCATTGTAATTGATTGCTTTTCAGGTGTCGGTGGCAACGCCATCCAGTTTGCCTTAAG AATTAGGGGATGTCACGTGGTTGCCATAGATATTGATCCACAGAAAATAGGATATGCAATCAACAATGCTAAAATTTATGGAGTGGAGGATAACATTGATTTCATTGTTGGGGACTTCTTCCAACTTGCACCCTTTCTGAAG GCTGATGTCGTGTTCCTTTCACCACCATGGGGAGGCCCATCATATAAGAAAATTCAGAATTTCACTCTTGATTTGTTCAAGCCAAGAGATGG ATATTCCATCTTTCAAGTTGCTCAGAAAATAACACCTAATATCATCATGTTTTTGCCGCGCAATGTGGACATAAACCAAGTGGAAGAGCTTTCCTGGTTGTCTTCCCCTCCCCTAAATTTTGAG ATTGAAGAAAGCCATGTACAAGGCTACACTAAAGGAATTACTGCCTACTTTGGCTATATTGTATCAGGATCACCTGGATTATCTAAATTGTCCGAAGTAGTAACTTCACAAG GCATTCCCAGCTTCTTTACTGCAGGAATGAGATTGCTAGGCTTCAACCATTAG
- the LOC105055473 gene encoding uncharacterized protein isoform X6, whose translation MDEEGWFSATPEEIAATHAARASSGTIVIDCFSGVGGNAIQFALRIRGCHVVAIDIDPQKIGYAINNAKIYGVEDNIDFIVGDFFQLAPFLKADVVFLSPPWGGPSYKKIQNFTLDLFKPRDGYSIFQVAQKITPNIIMFLPRNVDINQVEELSWLSSPPLNFEIEESHVQGYTKGITAYFGYIVSGSPGLSKLSEVVTSQGIPSFFTAGMRLLGFNH comes from the exons ATGGACGAAGAGGGCTGGTTCTCAGCCACGCCTGAAGAGATTGCTGCCACCCATGCTGCCCGGGCCAGCAGTGGCACCATTGTAATTGATTGCTTTTCAGGTGTCGGTGGCAACGCCATCCAGTTTGCCTTAAG AATTAGGGGATGTCACGTGGTTGCCATAGATATTGATCCACAGAAAATAGGATATGCAATCAACAATGCTAAAATTTATGGAGTGGAGGATAACATTGATTTCATTGTTGGGGACTTCTTCCAACTTGCACCCTTTCTGAAG GCTGATGTCGTGTTCCTTTCACCACCATGGGGAGGCCCATCATATAAGAAAATTCAGAATTTCACTCTTGATTTGTTCAAGCCAAGAGATGG ATATTCCATCTTTCAAGTTGCTCAGAAAATAACACCTAATATCATCATGTTTTTGCCGCGCAATGTGGACATAAACCAAGTGGAAGAGCTTTCCTGGTTGTCTTCCCCTCCCCTAAATTTTGAG ATTGAAGAAAGCCATGTACAAGGCTACACTAAAGGAATTACTGCCTACTTTGGCTATATTGTATCAGGATCACCTGGATTATCTAAATTGTCCGAAGTAGTAACTTCACAAG GCATTCCCAGCTTCTTTACTGCAGGAATGAGATTGCTAGGCTTCAACCATTAG
- the LOC105055473 gene encoding uncharacterized protein isoform X2, producing MQPIDIADVELAVLETSELTTFPCSVQNLRRTSAEKTKTPPSLLNPKKQKRRKKQGPCRKLIPEQGLITTDIAKYWRQRYSLFSRYDDGIQMDEEGWFSATPEEIAATHAARASSGTIVIDCFSGVGGNAIQFALRGCHVVAIDIDPQKIGYAINNAKIYGVEDNIDFIVGDFFQLAPFLKADVVFLSPPWGGPSYKKIQNFTLDLFKPRDGYSIFQVAQKITPNIIMFLPRNVDINQVEELSWLSSPPLNFEIEESHVQGYTKGITAYFGYIVSGSPGLSKLSEVVTSQGIPSFFTAGMRLLGFNH from the exons ATGCAACCAATAG ACATTGCAGATGTTGAGCTGGCTGTTCTGGAAACCTCAGAATTGACAACATTTCCATGCTCAGTTCAAAATCTAAGAAGGACCAGTGCAGAAAAGACCAAAACACCACCATCACTTTTGAACCCAAAGAAACAGAAGCGTCGGAAAAAGCAAGGCCCTTGCAGAAAACTGATCCCAGAGCAGGGCCTCATCACCACTGATATTGCCAAGTATTGGCGTCAGCGAtactctctcttctctcgatATGATGATGGCATTCAAATGGACGAAGAGGGCTGGTTCTCAGCCACGCCTGAAGAGATTGCTGCCACCCATGCTGCCCGGGCCAGCAGTGGCACCATTGTAATTGATTGCTTTTCAGGTGTCGGTGGCAACGCCATCCAGTTTGCCTTAAG GGGATGTCACGTGGTTGCCATAGATATTGATCCACAGAAAATAGGATATGCAATCAACAATGCTAAAATTTATGGAGTGGAGGATAACATTGATTTCATTGTTGGGGACTTCTTCCAACTTGCACCCTTTCTGAAG GCTGATGTCGTGTTCCTTTCACCACCATGGGGAGGCCCATCATATAAGAAAATTCAGAATTTCACTCTTGATTTGTTCAAGCCAAGAGATGG ATATTCCATCTTTCAAGTTGCTCAGAAAATAACACCTAATATCATCATGTTTTTGCCGCGCAATGTGGACATAAACCAAGTGGAAGAGCTTTCCTGGTTGTCTTCCCCTCCCCTAAATTTTGAG ATTGAAGAAAGCCATGTACAAGGCTACACTAAAGGAATTACTGCCTACTTTGGCTATATTGTATCAGGATCACCTGGATTATCTAAATTGTCCGAAGTAGTAACTTCACAAG GCATTCCCAGCTTCTTTACTGCAGGAATGAGATTGCTAGGCTTCAACCATTAG
- the LOC105055473 gene encoding uncharacterized protein isoform X4: MQPIDIADVELAVLETSELTTFPCSVQNLRRTSAEKTKTPPSLLNPKKQKRRKKQGPCRKLIPEQGLITTDIAKYWRQRYSLFSRYDDGIQMDEEGWFSATPEEIAATHAARASSGTIVIDCFSGVGGNAIQFALRIRGCHVVAIDIDPQKIGYAINNAKIYGVEDNIDFIVGDFFQLAPFLKADVVFLSPPWGGPSYKKIQNFTLDLFKPRDGYSIFQVAQKITPNIIMFLPRNVDINQVEELSWLSSPPLNFEIEESHVQGYTKGITAYFGYIVSGSPGLSKLSEVVTSQEFGASPHG; encoded by the exons ATGCAACCAATAG ACATTGCAGATGTTGAGCTGGCTGTTCTGGAAACCTCAGAATTGACAACATTTCCATGCTCAGTTCAAAATCTAAGAAGGACCAGTGCAGAAAAGACCAAAACACCACCATCACTTTTGAACCCAAAGAAACAGAAGCGTCGGAAAAAGCAAGGCCCTTGCAGAAAACTGATCCCAGAGCAGGGCCTCATCACCACTGATATTGCCAAGTATTGGCGTCAGCGAtactctctcttctctcgatATGATGATGGCATTCAAATGGACGAAGAGGGCTGGTTCTCAGCCACGCCTGAAGAGATTGCTGCCACCCATGCTGCCCGGGCCAGCAGTGGCACCATTGTAATTGATTGCTTTTCAGGTGTCGGTGGCAACGCCATCCAGTTTGCCTTAAG AATTAGGGGATGTCACGTGGTTGCCATAGATATTGATCCACAGAAAATAGGATATGCAATCAACAATGCTAAAATTTATGGAGTGGAGGATAACATTGATTTCATTGTTGGGGACTTCTTCCAACTTGCACCCTTTCTGAAG GCTGATGTCGTGTTCCTTTCACCACCATGGGGAGGCCCATCATATAAGAAAATTCAGAATTTCACTCTTGATTTGTTCAAGCCAAGAGATGG ATATTCCATCTTTCAAGTTGCTCAGAAAATAACACCTAATATCATCATGTTTTTGCCGCGCAATGTGGACATAAACCAAGTGGAAGAGCTTTCCTGGTTGTCTTCCCCTCCCCTAAATTTTGAG ATTGAAGAAAGCCATGTACAAGGCTACACTAAAGGAATTACTGCCTACTTTGGCTATATTGTATCAGGATCACCTGGATTATCTAAATTGTCCGAAGTAGTAACTTCACAAG AGTTTGGGGCATCACCACATGGATAA
- the LOC105055473 gene encoding uncharacterized protein isoform X5: MQPIDIADVELAVLETSELTTFPCSVQNLRRTSAEKTKTPPSLLNPKKQKRRKKQGPCRKLIPEQGLITTDIAKYWRQRYSLFSRYDDGIQMDEEGWFSATPEEIAATHAARASSGTIVIDCFSGVGGNAIQFALRIRGCHVVAIDIDPQKIGYAINNAKIYGVEDNIDFIVGDFFQLAPFLKADVVFLSPPWGGPSYKKIQNFTLDLFKPRDGLKKAMYKATLKELLPTLAILYQDHLDYLNCPK, from the exons ATGCAACCAATAG ACATTGCAGATGTTGAGCTGGCTGTTCTGGAAACCTCAGAATTGACAACATTTCCATGCTCAGTTCAAAATCTAAGAAGGACCAGTGCAGAAAAGACCAAAACACCACCATCACTTTTGAACCCAAAGAAACAGAAGCGTCGGAAAAAGCAAGGCCCTTGCAGAAAACTGATCCCAGAGCAGGGCCTCATCACCACTGATATTGCCAAGTATTGGCGTCAGCGAtactctctcttctctcgatATGATGATGGCATTCAAATGGACGAAGAGGGCTGGTTCTCAGCCACGCCTGAAGAGATTGCTGCCACCCATGCTGCCCGGGCCAGCAGTGGCACCATTGTAATTGATTGCTTTTCAGGTGTCGGTGGCAACGCCATCCAGTTTGCCTTAAG AATTAGGGGATGTCACGTGGTTGCCATAGATATTGATCCACAGAAAATAGGATATGCAATCAACAATGCTAAAATTTATGGAGTGGAGGATAACATTGATTTCATTGTTGGGGACTTCTTCCAACTTGCACCCTTTCTGAAG GCTGATGTCGTGTTCCTTTCACCACCATGGGGAGGCCCATCATATAAGAAAATTCAGAATTTCACTCTTGATTTGTTCAAGCCAAGAGATGG ATTGAAGAAAGCCATGTACAAGGCTACACTAAAGGAATTACTGCCTACTTTGGCTATATTGTATCAGGATCACCTGGATTATCTAAATTGTCCGAAGTAG
- the LOC105055472 gene encoding pyruvate kinase, cytosolic isozyme, giving the protein MASIDIEGILKELPNDGRVPKTKIVCTLGPASRSVPMLEKLLRAGMNVARFNFSHGSHEYHQETLDNLRIAMQNTQILCAVMLDTKGPEIRTGFLKDGKPIKLKEGQEITISTDYSIKGDENMISMSYKKLPVDLKPGNTILCSDGTITLTVLSCDPDAGTVRCRCQNTAMLGERKNVNLPGIVVDLPTLTEKDKEDILGWGVPNNIDMIALSFVRKGSDLVHVREVLGSHAKRIKLMSKVENQEGVVNFDDILRETDFFMVARGDLGMEIPVEKIFLAQKMMIYKCNLVGKPVVTATQMLESMIKSPRPTRAEATDVANAVLDGTDCVMLSGESAAGAYPELAVKIMARICIEAESSLDYDAIFKEMIRSAPLPMSPLESLASSAVRTANKAKAALIVVLTRGGTTAKLVAKYRPRVPVFSVVVPVLTTDSFDWTVSDESPARLSLVHRGLIPLLAEGSAKATDSESTEVILGAALKSAMQKRLCKPGDSIVALHRIGVASVIKICIVK; this is encoded by the exons ATGGCGAGCATCGACATAGAGGGGATCTTGAAGGAGTTGCCGAACGATGGTCGGGTGCCAAAGACAAAGATCGTGTGCACGCTGGGCCCTGCGTCGAGGTCGGTgccgatgctggagaagctgcTGAGGGCGGGGATGAACGTGGCCAGGTTCAATTTCAGCCATGGGAGCCACGAGTACCATCAGGAGACGCTCGATAATCTCAGGATCGCCATGCAGAACACCCAGATTCTCTGCGCCGTCATGCTTGACACGAAG GGTCCAGAGATCCGTACTGGCTTCCTGAAGGATGGCAAACCTATCAAGCTGAAGGAGGGTCAGGAAATTACAATAAGCACTGATTACAGCATTAAGGGCGATGAGAACATGATTTCCATGAGCTACAAGAAACTTCCTGTAGATTTGAAGCCTGGAAATACCATATTGTGCTCAGATGGTACTATAACCCTTACTGTCCTGTCATGTGATCCAGATGCCGGAACTGTGAGATGCCGTTGTCAGAACACTGCTATGTTAGGTGAGAGGAAGAATGTCAATCTGCCAGGTATTGTGGTGGATCTCCCAACATTGACAGAGAAAGATAAAGAAGACATCTTGGGATGGGGTGTTCCCAACAATATTGATATGATTGCACTATCCTTTGTGCGCAAGGGGTCTGATCTAGTTCATGTTCGAGAAGTTCTTGGGTCTCATGCCAAGCGCATTAAATTAATGTCAAAG GTTGAAAACCAGGAGGGGGTGGTTAACTTTGATGATATCTTGAGGGAGACAGATTTTTTCATGGTTGCTCGTGGTGATCTTGGAATGGAGATACCAGTTGAGAAGATTTTCCTTgctcagaagatgatgatttacAAGTGCAACCTTGTGGGTAAGCCAGTAGTGACTGCCACTCAGATGCTAGAATCAATGATCAAGTCCCCTCGCCCAACACGTGCTGAAGCCACTGACGTTGCCAATGCTGTTCTCGATGGCACGGACTGTGTCATGCTCAGTGGTGAAAGTGCTGCTGGAGCCTACCCTGAGCTGGCAGTGAAGATCATGGCTCGGATTTGTATTGAGGCAGAGTCCTCTCTTGACTATGATGCCATCTTCAAGGAGATGATAAGGTCTGCTCCTCTTCCTATGAGTCCATTGGAGAGCCTTGCATCCTCGGCTGTCCGCACAGCTAACAAGGCCAAGGCTGCACTGATTGTTGTCTTGACACGCGGTGGGACCACCGCCAAGCTAGTGGCCAAATATCGACCTCGAGTTCCAGTTTTTTCAGTGGTGGTCCCAGTGTTGACAACAGATTCATTTGATTGGACCGTCAGCGATGAAAGCCCAGCTAGGTTAAGCCTTGTTCACAGGGGTCTTATCCCACTGCTGGCGGAGGGTTCTGCCAAAGCTACTGATTCGGAGTCAACAGAGGTGATACTGGGGGCTGCACTGAAGTCTGCCATGCAGAAGCGGTTGTGCAAACCGGGTGATTCTATTGTTGCTCTGCACCGCATCGGTGTTGCATCTGTTATAAAGATCTGCATCGTTAAATGA
- the LOC105055538 gene encoding pectate lyase 1-like yields the protein MNIIDRCWRRHPNWSANRQRLAMCSVGFAGKMLQNRGREVVSYTVTDPSDDPVNPRPGTLRFGTTILKGKVWITFQKDMNIKLLQPLIVKSFTTIDGRGVDVQIAHGAGFLINKASNVIIHGLQFHHIRAQPAGSVRDPEGNLVDLGGDGDAIRLLAAQKVWMDHNSLYRCQDGLLDVTRGSTEITISNNWFRDHDKVMLLGHDDSFAEDKNMKVTVVYNRFGPNCNQRMPRVRHGYAHIANNVYEGWREYAIGGSMNPSVLSQGNLFIASGKRKATRRIPGEGVNSWNWKSVNDAFLNGAFFKAVGVVNGLAPYQKVQSFPVANVRDVTTLTRNAGAIRCSIRSRC from the exons ATGAACATAATCGATCGATGCTGGCGTCGTCATCCAAACTGGTCCGCCAACAGGCAACGGCTTGCCATGTGCTCGGTGGGGTTCGCCGGCAAGATGCTGCAGAACAGGGGCCGCGAGGTGGTATCCTACACCGTCACCGACCCTAGCGATGACCCTGTGAACCCTCGTCCCGGCACATTACGGTTTGGGACCACGATACTCAAAGGTAAAGTATGGATCACCTTCCAAAAGGACATGAACATCAAGCTCCTACAGCCGCTCATCGTGAAGAGCTTCACCACCATCGATGGTCGTGGCGTCGACGTCCAAATAGCACACGGTGCTGGATTCTTAATCAACAAG GCAAGTAATGTCATCATCCACGGGCTTCAATTCCACCACATACGTGCCCAGCCAGCTGGTTCAGTAAGGGATCCGGAGGGTAACTTGGTGGACTTGGGAGGGGACGGGGATGCAATCCGACTGCTAGCAGCCCAGAAGGTGTGGATGGATCACAACTCACTCTACCGGTGCCAGGATGGGCTCTTGGACGTGACGAGGGGCTCAACGGAGATCACCATCTCCAACAATTGGTTCCGGGACCATGACAAGGTGATGCTTCTGGGCCACGACGACAGCTTCGCCGAGGACAAGAACATGAAGGTGACAGTTGTGTACAATCGGTTCGGTCCAAACTGCAACCAGCGCATGCCAAG GGTAAGGCATGGATATGCTCATATAGCAAACAATGTGTACGAAGGATGGCGAGAGTATGCCATTGGTGGAAGCATGAATCCTAGCGTCCTTAGTCAAGGGAATCTCTTCATAGCTTCAGGCAAGAGGAAG GCAACAAGGAGAATTCCTGGCGAAGGGGTGAATTCATGGAACTGGAAGTCAGTGAACGATGCCTTTCTCAATGGAGCTTTCTTCAAGGCAGTCGGGGTTGTTAATGGTTTGGCGCCGTACCAAAAGGTGCAGAGCTTTCCGGTTGCAAATGTGAGGGATGTGACGACGTTGACGAGGAATGCAGGCGCCATCCGTTGCTCCATAAGATCTAGGTGCTGA